The sequence CGCTCGGTGGCCAGCGACTTGATCATGTAGCCGGTGGGCCCGCCGCCGATCACCTTCGCCCCGGCGACCAGATAGGGGACGTCCCCCACCTCCTGGCGCTGCCAGTACAGATGGTGCGCATAGGGGTTGGACTCGTCGACCGGACGCACCTCGTTGACGGCCTTGCGCAGCGCCGTCGGCACCCGGGCCAGCGTCAGCAGGTCCTTGTCCGTGGTCGCCGCGCAGGGCTTGCCCTCGCGGTCCGTAGCGATCAGCAGCACCGCGTAGTTCTGCGGACCGCCCGCCATCTGCCGTGCCGCGTCCTGGAGTTCGGTGCACCGCGGCCGCGGCGGCAGCGAGCGCGTACTGTCCTCCAACGACTTGCGAAAGTCCTTGAGCACCGCGTTCTGCGTACGGTCGAGCACCGTGTTGCGGTTGAGCCAGTACGCGATCCCGGACGCGGAGACCGCCGCGGTCAGCGCCACCAGCGCGAAGACCACGACCAGCCGCAGCCGCAGGCTCGTCCAGCGCAGCAGCCCCGAGGCGCGCCGCAGCAGCCGGGTGGGCCGGCTGCCGGGTCCGGCAGCCGCGGTGTCCTCGATCGCCTCCTCGCCGCCGCCGTCCTCGGTCCGTCCCCTCACTGCGGGGAGTCCAGCCGGTAGCCGACACCACGGACCGTACGGATCAGGGTCGGCGAGGACGGCACGTCCTCCACCTTCGCGCGCAGCCGCTGGACGCACGCGTCCACCAGGCGCGAGTCGCCCAGATAGTCGTGCTCCCACACCAGCCGCAGCAGCTGCTGCCGCGACAGCGCCTGCCCGGGCCGGCGGCTCAGCTCCAGCAGCAACCGCAGCTCGGTCGGCGTCAGTTGCAGATCCTCGCCGTTCTTGGTGACCGTCATCGCCGACCGGTCGATCACCAGCGAACCGAACGTCGCCGAATCGCTCGACTCCCGCTCCCCGCGCCGCAGTACGGCCCGGATCCGGGCGTCCAGCACCCGCCCCTGGACCGGCTTGACGACATAGTCGTCCGCACCGGACTCCAGCCCCACCACGACGTCGATGTCGTCGTTGCGCGCGGTGAGCAGAATGATGGGCAACTGGTCCGTACGCCTGATCCGCCGGCACACCTCGAAACCGTCGATGCCCGGCAGCATCACATCCAGCACGATCAGGTCCGGCCGCTGCTCGCGCAGCAGCTTCAGGCCGTCCTCGCCCGACGCCGCGGTCACCACACGGTGACCTTGGCGCGACAACGAGAGTTCGAGGGCCGTGCGGATGGCGTCGTCGTCCTCGATCAGCAACAGGAAAGGCACGTCAGACATTCTGGCCCATGGGACGGCGGGGCATCGACCGGTGGCCCCTCTCACAGGTGGGGCGGGCGGGTGGGGTTCCCGCGCCGGGGCGCGCGAACCCCTGTGACAGGGCTGTGACAGTCGGCGGACAACGTCATGAAACTGGGTTGGCAGTCTTTTGGGCACCGGGGAGAGATCAACACCCGGGACACACCGAACGAGCTGGCTCTTTGACGGGGGGCGCACGATGAACACGCTGCACGGCACCACTTCCAGCGCAGTGATCACGCGACTCCACGACGTCGTACGGGCCGGGGAGAAGTCCGGTGCCGTGAGCGGGCGGGGGTGCGCTCGCGGCACCGGGCGTCAGCGGCCGCCGTACATGGTGGCCATTGACGCGACATCGGTGGGACTCCCCGCGGCCAACGGGGGAAACGCGGGCCGCGGGGCAGTCGACGGGGGAACAGACGGGGGAAACCACGGGGGAACGGAGTACAGGGAGGGCACGGGGGAACGGCGCTCCGCGTCGGAGGCGGCCGAGGCCGAAGCGGCCTTCACCGCCTACGTCCAGGAGCGCCGCGCCTCCCTGTACGCCACCGCCTACCACCTGACCGGTGACCGCTACGAGGCCGAGGACCTGCTCCAGAGCGCGCTGTTCTCGACCTACCGGGCCTGGGACCGGATCAGCGACAAGGCCGCGCTCGGCGGCTACCTGCGGCGCACGATGACGAACCTGCACATCAGCGCCTGGCGCCGCCGCAAGCTCAACGAATACCCGACCGAGGAACTGCCCGAGACGGCCTCCGACGCGGACGCGATGCGCGGCACGGAACTGCGCGCCGTCCTGTGGCAGGCGCTGGTCCGGCTGCCCGAGGCGCAGCGCACCATGCTGGTGCTGCGCTACTACGAGGGCCGCACGGACCCGGAGATCGCGGACATCCTCGGCATCAGCGTCGGCACGGTGAAGTCGAGCATCTGGCGCTCCCTGCGCCGGCTGCGCGAGGACGAGGTCCTCAGCTTCGGCCGTGACGAGGAGGAGTCCTTCGGCGAACTGGTTGCCTGAGGACGGGGGAAAACCGGGGGACACGGGGGAGTACGGGGAAAACGGGGGGACGTGCCCGAGGGGTAACGGGGTACGGGGGAAACCGGTCGAACGGGGCGGAGCGATCCGCCGGGCCGGACGTATCGGGGGATACGGGGGAAGGGAAGCGGGTTCGGACGGCCGGGGGGTCTGTCCGAGCCCGCTTCCCGCGTTGTGCGTTCGGGCGCGGGCCTACGGGGCTGCGGCCCGCGGGCCCGCACGGCCTCAGGAACGTACGACGTCCGCCCCGACCGCGTCCCCCACCCGCGCCGCCGCGATACGGGCCAGCGCCTCCGGCTGCGCGCACGGATGGGCGCCCAGCGCACAGTGCCGGGCGACGACCGAGCGTTCCCGGCGCAGCAGCCGCAGCCCCCGGCGCACCAGATACACCGGCGGTTTACGGCCCTCGCGCAGATCCCTGGCCAGCCGCCGGCGAAAGGTGGTGGTGGGCCGGCCGCGCAGACACAGCGCATCGGCGAGCAGCCCCGCGGCGCGGCACTGCGCTATGACGTCGGCGGCGAAGATGCCCTCCGCGATGAACAGCGGCGCGCCGCCGAGATCCAGCCGCAAGGCGCCGACCCGGGCGCTGGCCGCGATGTCGTACACGGGCACGGCCGTCGTCCCCGTACGGCACAGCGCCTCGATCGCGGCGACCGCGGCCGCGGCGTCCCAGGACAGCGGCGAATCCCAGTCGGCGCCGCCGCCGTTGGGCAGCTGCGGCAGCGTCGGATCCGTCGCCTCCTTGTAGAAGTCGTCGAGATTGAGGACGGGCAGGCCGGTCAGCGCGGCGAGCGAGGTCTTGCCGGAGCCGGAGGGACCGGTCAGCAGGACGACGCCGGCGGGTGGCCGGGAAGGGGACTGGGAGCTCACGGACACCCATTGTCCGGCATTGGGCCGTTGGGAGTACCCCGGCGTATGAGACGGATCCTCGGCTGGATCCGTCGCCACTCCCTCGCCTACGCTACGTAGCCGATTGACTACTCCGAGGCGCCATCCGCAGGATCGCGCAGTCAGGTGGCACCGCATATGGCCTCTCACGCACGCCCCACGCCCCGCCGGATCTCCCGCACCCTGCTGCGTACCGCGTTCGCCGTCTCCGCGGCCGGTGCCGCCCTCGCGGCGGGCAGCTCGGCCGCGGCGAGCGCGGCGTCCGCCCCCGAGCGGGGCCCCGGACACCCGGCAACCGGGTCCGAACATCCCGCGGCCCGCGCCGACCGCCCCGTAATCCGCGTCAAACACCCCGCAACCGGGTCCGAGCATGCCTCGACCCGCGCCGACCGCCCCGCAGCCGGCGCCGAAGAGGTCGAGACCGGCTCCGGCCATCTCGTCATCCGTCCCTACCGCCCCGCGAGCAGGCCCGACGCCACCGCCAAGGGCGCGACCTCCGGCGTGCGGAATTCGGTCGCCGGCGCCACCGGTGCGCTCAAGAACCTCAAGCTCAACCCCCTGGCCAACACCGGGGTCGACCCGCTGGACAACTCGGTCGGCACCCAGGTCGGCGACTTCAAGCCGGTGAGCACCAAGATCGTGACCGGCCCCCTCTCGCGCGGCGACGCCCCCAAGGACCTGCCGCTGGTGGGCAGGGCGATGCGCTTCCTCCCGGGCTGAGCCGCCGGGCCGCGCACCCGCCGGGCCGCGCACCCGCCGGGCCGCGCACCGGAAACGGCGCGGGGCCCCGTCCGCCCGGACGAGGCCCCGCGCCGCCAACTCCCGGTCGTCAGACACCCATCGGGTGCCACACCGTCTTCGTCTCCAGGAAGGCGAGCAGCCGCTCCGTGCCCGGATCGGCGCTCCAGTCGGCCGCCCCCGGGCGCACCACGCGCTTGAGGTTGTCGGCCGCCGCCGTCTCCAGCTCCTTGGCCAGATCGGCGTCCGCGCCCGCGAGATCGAGGGCGTTGACGTCCTGGTGGGCGGCGAGCGGGGCCGCGATCTCCGCCGTACGGCCGGAGAGCAGATTGACGACGCCGCCCGGCAGGTCGGAGGTGGCCAGCACCTCGGCCAGGGACAGCGCGGGCAGCGGGGCGTTCCGGGACGCCACCACGACCACCGTGTTGCCCGAGACGAT is a genomic window of Streptomyces gilvosporeus containing:
- the afsQ1 gene encoding two-component system response regulator AfsQ1, coding for MPFLLLIEDDDAIRTALELSLSRQGHRVVTAASGEDGLKLLREQRPDLIVLDVMLPGIDGFEVCRRIRRTDQLPIILLTARNDDIDVVVGLESGADDYVVKPVQGRVLDARIRAVLRRGERESSDSATFGSLVIDRSAMTVTKNGEDLQLTPTELRLLLELSRRPGQALSRQQLLRLVWEHDYLGDSRLVDACVQRLRAKVEDVPSSPTLIRTVRGVGYRLDSPQ
- a CDS encoding SigE family RNA polymerase sigma factor — protein: MNTLHGTTSSAVITRLHDVVRAGEKSGAVSGRGCARGTGRQRPPYMVAIDATSVGLPAANGGNAGRGAVDGGTDGGNHGGTEYREGTGERRSASEAAEAEAAFTAYVQERRASLYATAYHLTGDRYEAEDLLQSALFSTYRAWDRISDKAALGGYLRRTMTNLHISAWRRRKLNEYPTEELPETASDADAMRGTELRAVLWQALVRLPEAQRTMLVLRYYEGRTDPEIADILGISVGTVKSSIWRSLRRLREDEVLSFGRDEEESFGELVA
- a CDS encoding uridine kinase family protein, whose protein sequence is MSSQSPSRPPAGVVLLTGPSGSGKTSLAALTGLPVLNLDDFYKEATDPTLPQLPNGGGADWDSPLSWDAAAAVAAIEALCRTGTTAVPVYDIAASARVGALRLDLGGAPLFIAEGIFAADVIAQCRAAGLLADALCLRGRPTTTFRRRLARDLREGRKPPVYLVRRGLRLLRRERSVVARHCALGAHPCAQPEALARIAAARVGDAVGADVVRS